A genomic segment from Paucidesulfovibrio longus DSM 6739 encodes:
- a CDS encoding chemotaxis protein CheW, whose protein sequence is MEDYQVRQDDELIQLVTFRIGEEEFGVDILAVQEIIRTMAITKVPKAPDFVEGVINLRGKVIPIVDLRRRFGMAARDSDKHSRIIVIETGMVIVGFMVDSVSEVLRIPAGTIEAPPAVVSGLESDYIDGVGKLDDRLLIMLDLDRLLSGQEKDALTKVG, encoded by the coding sequence ATGGAAGACTATCAGGTCCGACAGGACGACGAACTCATCCAGCTTGTGACTTTCCGCATCGGGGAAGAGGAGTTCGGCGTGGACATCCTCGCCGTACAGGAAATCATACGGACCATGGCCATCACCAAGGTGCCCAAGGCGCCGGATTTCGTCGAAGGGGTCATCAACCTGCGCGGCAAGGTCATCCCCATCGTGGACCTGCGCAGACGGTTCGGCATGGCCGCGCGCGACAGCGACAAGCACAGCAGGATCATCGTCATCGAAACCGGCATGGTCATCGTCGGGTTCATGGTCGATTCGGTTTCCGAAGTGCTCCGCATTCCAGCGGGGACCATCGAGGCTCCTCCGGCCGTGGTGTCCGGGCTCGAATCGGATTATATCGACGGCGTCGGCAAGCTTGATGATCGGCTGCTGATCATGCTCGACCTGGACCGACTGCTTTCCGGCCAGGAAAAGGACGCCCTGACCAAGGTCGGTTGA